A region of the Cannabis sativa cultivar Pink pepper isolate KNU-18-1 chromosome 3, ASM2916894v1, whole genome shotgun sequence genome:
CATGAGATGATTAAGTCAGGTCATCTTACAGGGAAGAAGTCTGTCTTGTATGCTGCCCAAAAAAATATCACAGTCATCATTGCCATGTAACTACCAAGAACAACGCCAGTTGTGAAAATCTCTGACAGTTTCCAGCTATCTGGCAGTGGAGATGGTTTCACCCTATCCTTTGATATTGTCATGATAGTACCTGAAATGTAATAGAATGTAAGAAACACTGACAAAGGAACTCAGAACCCCTAAACTTATACCTTAACTTAaccatcatatatatataaatatatatatatatataatagtttttaaacAACCCACCACGCCTAACCCAGGACCAACAAAACTATAACAATTTGTATGTGCCCAGGAGCCAAGAAAAGTTAGATGACCTATTCTTTAAGtcatcaaatatatatttatatggaaCACGTACTATTCTTGGAATGAAGAAGTTGAATGGGCTTTAATGAACAAATAAGAAAACCAGCACAAAATAGCCATTGAACGAACACAAGTCATCTAGAAAATGACAAGTTTCCCCATCAGAGCCAACGACAACAAACAAGCTGCactatttttagttatttttcacaGTTGATGTAcccctagaaaaaaaaaaaaatatatatatatatatatatatatatcatatcagGTGGATAGAGCAACGAACCATCATTGAGAATGGCAATGATAAGCACCATGAAAGGTGGGAAGTCAAACTTCCATATGAGAGCCAGTAACATGAAACCCAGCTGCACCATTACAAACAAGAATATCAAGGTACAGAAAAGTAAAACACCTCTTGGGAACTCAAGTTAACCAAATCTTGTCAACAATACTGTAGAAATATTGGGATAAAAAAATTTTAAGCATAAGCGAGATAGTGAACAAAGAACAACTAACTTACCACAATACGGATTGTAATGGAAACCGCATATATCTGCAAAGTGAAAAGATCAAGGAGTTAATGAAAAGGCAATTACTGAAAACAAGGGCCAAAAGACTAACACAGAAATTTTCTAAGCAAACATAAAATACATAATCAAAACCAAATCATACTGTGTAATTTTTCATCCTCTGGAAGATTGCTCGACTTGTTAAAACAGCACTAATTATAACACTAAGACCAGGTTCAGTAAGAACAATGTCCGAAGCACTGCGAGCTGCATCAGTAGCATCAGCTACAGCTATTCCAATGTCTGCCTTCTTCAGGGCAGGAGCATCATTAACTCCATCCCCAGTCATTCCACATATATGTTTCCTAGCTTGCAGACGCTTTACAATCTCATATTTGTGCTCTGGACCAATAGAACATCAAGGGAGTCATTGAGTGGAATGGAAGAACATGAAACAACAATTTGGTCCAAAcaagattaattttaaaaaagatcaTGTCAAACATGCAATTAAACATATATTGAAGAAGCATACCGGGGAAAACACCGGCAAAGCCATCAGCTTTTTCTATAAGTTCATCAACTGGTAAAGCAGCAATCGACTCATCCTTGTGCTGTCCAAGTAAAGCAGAGGAAGGATACATATTGGTTCCCATTCCCAAGCGACGACCAGTTTCCTTTCCTATAGCAAGTTGGTCACCTGATGAAAAGCACAAGAATCAGCATCTTACTGCTCAAAAATATTGTTCAGGGCTGTGtttcatttaaattttgaagTGAAGCAGGTATGTCCATATCAGATACTGATCAATTTTATTATGAAAGAAAacgacaaaaaatcaattttattatgaaAGAAAacgacaaaaaatcaattttgttAAGAGAACATAATCTAAGTACGCTTTTAGTGGCCTTAATATTAGCCATAGGTTTTCATATGACTCAATTTGCATTCTGACCGCTTAGACCATTAACATAAAGTGTACCTGTAATCATCTTGACATTTACTCCCAGGTTTAATGCTCTCCTAATGGTTTCTGCACTATCGTGCCTAGGTGGATCAAAAAGGGGCAGGAGGCCAATAAACTGCCATGGGCCTCCTGAGCTTTCCTTTGTTCCTTCTGGGACTTCCTGCATATAATGATGGACATATTTCATAAACATTATATAAAGAAGTGTTTTCTCAACTGATTATATACATACCCAGAATAACTAGCATCCTACTAGTTTCCCGGAATTTTAATGAGAAATGGGAGCCAACATACCTGGTATGCAACAGCAAGAGATCGTAGACCTCTCTCAGCAAACTTATCAATGACAGCATGTACTCTACGCTCAATTTCAGACTTGTTGTGAGCAAGATGTAAAATCTGGAAGGAGGGAGAATGCAGAGAGAGCTTAGTATATGACATCAAAAGAACAAGGGACAAAAAGAGAAAGGAAGGTAAAATTACCTGTTCTGGTGCACCTTTGCTGACTCGATGCCATTTACCATCGCGGTCAATGTAAGTCAATGCAGTTCTCTTATCCGTAGGATTAAAAGGAAGGAAGTGAACTTCTTGAATATTTGCACGTGCCTTatacaaaagaaaagaaaaaattattcatgataataaaaaatcaattaaatcagGCGTCGATACTGCAAAGTTGTGATAAAAAAAACACTTATATCACCGACTACTTACTTCCTTTGGATCAGCGAGCATTCCAACTATTGCAGTATCGATAGCATCTTGGTTCTCTATTCTAGATGCTCTAGCTGCCATAAGAACAACAGTATCGGGATCGACTCCTTTGGCAAAAACCTGTAAGTTGAAgcagaaataatttttataatatactaCTAACAAAAGCACTTCCACAACAAGTAAGAAGAAGCATCTGTTAACCGACCTCGATAAGATTTTTATCAACAGTAAGCTTGTTCAACGTCAGAGTCCCTGTTTTATCACTGCAAAGCACGTCCATGCCAGCCATCTCTTCAATTGCTGTCATCCTCTTTGTGATAGCTCCCTGcattaatcattaacaaacaTTTGAGATATATCTTAAATCCTCAGACATAGCTCTGCAGCAACATCCACAAGGAAAAGTAACCAACCTGTTGAGCTAGCCTATGAGACCCAATAGCCATTGTCACTGAAAGTACAGTAGGCATGGCAATTGGGATTCCACCAATGAGAAGCACAAGCAGATTATCAATTCCAGGACGATAGGCACGATCTTGAATTGGGTACATGACGATAATCTCTATTACCATCCCCACAGCAATTGAACAAATACAGAAATTTCCAATAGCAGTCAAGACCTACAGCATAAATACAGAGAACTAAttgagaagaaagagaaagaacaaAAAATATCTGTGACTAAAGCCATCATTCTCAAGTCCACCCTGGCCAATATATGATATGCTAATCATTCATTACCTTTTGGAAGTGACCCACTTGATTAGTGGTATCAACAAGATGAGCAGCCTTCCCAAAGAAAGTGTGTACACCAGTGGCAATGACCACTGCTTCAATCTCTCCTTGTTTACAGGTAGAGCCAGAGTAAACACCGTCTCCCGGGCCTTTGGTCACAGGAAGTGACTCCCCAGTAAGAGAAGACTGCAAATACAAACATAATGAATAGTGAGTTGAAAAGTAGATTCTTCTGCAGTTAAGAAAAAAGATTCATAGTCAGCAAACAGACCTGGTCAATTTTCAAAGGATCCCCTTCAAGAAGACGGGCATCTGCTGGAACAATATCCCCGAGCTTAATACTGACTATGTCTCCAGGAACCAGACAAGAAGCATCTTGCTCGTTCCACCTTCCATCTCTAAGCACCTTTACAGAGACGaagaaacaaacaaacaaacaaagatTTAGAAAAGAATAATTATATGATAAGTTGATCACTAAACACTCTCCTCCAGAACATAAAAATTACAACTTCaagattttacaaaaataaataaatacaactaAAGCATACCTTAGCTTTGGGAGCTAGACGAGCCATAAGAGCTGCTGCAGCATTACCAGCATTGTTCTCCTCAATAAAACTAATTGTTGAGTTGATGACAAGAAGGGTAATAATACCCACAAAGTCTTGCCAATCAGGAGGCTTGCCCTAAAGAAAGAATTATGAAGATAAAACTcaataaattcatgaaaaaaagaaaaagttcttagaATTTAGCAATAGAAAACCCCACCCCCTAACCCCCCCTAAAAAAGCTGAGAGCTTACTCCTCCATTTGCAAGTGCAATGGCCATGATAGCAGCAGCTTCCATAACCCATGAGAGAGGGTTCCACATAAAACCCAAAAACTTCAAGAATTTGCTCTCCTGAAATAGACCCAGAAAATGTTATCTTCAGAAAACAGAGGAGTTCAACTAAAAAATTACCAGACAACAAAGTAAGCGAGCCAAAACATAAATGAAAGCTTCACCCTCTTCTCTTCAAGTTTGTTATGACCGAAAATGGTTAGCCTTTCCTCAGCAGCCTCAGTGGTGAGACCATCTTTGCTACATCTCAGATTCTCAAAGACCTCCTCAATGGGTATATTTTCCTGCATTCAAAAAGTTCATAAAAcgaaaaatagttaaaaaaaacaaaaaacaaaaaaaacaactagAAAGAACTAGCTTTAACCAGAAAAGGATTAAACTTTCTCAGATCTATGTTACCAAATCAACAGTTTCCTTCAGAACAGCCTCCAATACTTCAGGTTTTTCCCCCATCTTCCCTTCTTTCTCAGCAACACTCTCTCACACTCTTTTTTTAAACTTAAACACTCTGACAAAACGTTCAAAGATCACAAGCCCATGAAACTAACCACCAAGGTACAACCTTGGAAGCCTGCTAAAACCGATACACAcagaaaaaaatagaagaaaaaaaaaaagaattaatataAGTATAAAGAAGCAAAACCCAGTTCAAAAACTTAATTTTGGCCTCAAAATTCTGGTTGGAGAAACTAAAATGAGGCAGGACAAAGCCTACACCTAATCCACAAGACAAGAGCCAAGAAGACAAACCGCTAAAGAGAGCTCCTACTAATAGAGAGAGTAGTGGTTTAACTCCAGTAACAGTCGCCAACCTTTTCTAAATACAAAATCAAAATTTCCAAAAAGCCCCTGTGACAATTTTTCTCATTTGTAAAAAATCAGTTCAAGCCCGTTACACAACAATATTAccactttgtatatatatacactgcTACATTGCTTAAGGCAACATACCGCAGCTTAAATAATCAGTTCAAGCCCGTTACACaacaattttacttttttattatatatgctCCTATGCTTAAGGAACCCATTACAGCTTAAATAgttattgatataattaaataaaatatttataaattatatattttaatttaataattattttaaaaaaaaaactataactaTTTATAAAGTATCATTTTGTAATAATCATCATTTGTGCTTATGTTCATAAgcaaataatattgtaattctCCCACAATTCATTTTATACTGTATAATTACGCATTAAGTCTAGTATTTATGAAAGAGTATTAAatcctatatattttgttttaatagttattataaaaaaaatagataactcTTCATAAAATGTCATTTCATAATGGTATTAAATATTATTGGTACCAAATATTAATGTTCCtaatgattaattattaataaatttgtgTTTCAACTTTCAATATGCAAAGAGATGGTAATGTTATAATTctctactttttattttatttatttatttatttgcagAATTCTCTACTTTATTTCTTAGCTATCAGCtactactttttttattttttgtcttTATGCTAAAaattaccttatgcaaaaatgTCATTATCCTATATACTTTTTTTCCTTACCTATTTATTCCTTTACCTTTccttttcgtgaaaaatagttTTTTCTCTATCACAGAGATACCAATCTTAGCAAATGAATGATAAACCGCACATGCACACATAcacctgttttttttttttttttttggctttttcttttttggtgcAATTTCACTTATTTTATACTAGCCTGAAAAAACTATTCACTTTGtttgatttaaaaaattatttatcttaaatggttGTTCAAGTAATGAAAGGCCATGCAATCAAAATTTTGTTTAGTGGAACTGTTGATATTGACATTGTCACTCTTTTTGTCTAATtctcagattttttttaaaaaaagaaattctCAGACATATATCTACGTGGACAATGAATTAAGAAATATAAAagtaatttcttaaaaaaaaaatatttagaaagaagaaatatatatttgcATTTAGACCCTTTGAGATTTCAATTTGTCATATAGGGTTGCTACTTCTATATTGTATTTTTGGGTTTATACTTTGGATGCTTCTTGGCTTCCTCCCTTTGTGGTCTAGGGTAGGTTTTAATTttgtcaaaaaagaaaaaaaatacaaacctaAATACTTACTACCTTATCTATTTGCCCATtttttagggtgtttaaatTAACACCAAACAATCACCTACTTTTGAGAAATTTGGTACTTTTTTACTTAAACCTCAAGTGTGTGATTAGGGGTTAGGAAGGGTTACAACATTTTTGACCATATTATGGAAGagcaaaaaatattatattatacttattaatttttatactaAGATGGGTACCCATGAATTTTAGATGTCACCAAAAACAGGTAATGGTTAAAGAGGTGGCATATAGTCATTATTAAACTTTTGTAATGAAAGAAGTTGGTCCTTttctcatatattttaaaaaggcCATCTCCAATTTTTAGAGCAATGATATAATTCTTAATGCAATATAAATGGGATAAACAATTAAAAGAAGATGAATTATTAATGGAATTAATGACAAAAACATTTTACCACAATCTTATTATGttacttcttttttctttttcttttcttttttcttctttttgatGTTACACTGATTTTAGAAGTGGAGCTTTGGAAAAAGGAAAGGTGGGGGCATTTTAATAACTTAACCTTTTAGCCTTTGCTTAGAGAACCACTACCACCTAAcctaaagaaataaaaaaataataataaatattatgattttataaaatatttttttaggtaagtgattttataaatatttaccgAGTCATGATCAAAGACATTAAATACACGAGAATATTATAAATAAGGacatcaatatatatttatgtatatactaggtgaatgtacgtgccgagccacgtattgttagttttatttaagattttgaatgtattttatttttaaagactataaattttttgtttgaaaaaattaaatatttatatttgaaatattatttaataatgtattaaaaataatattagtgtaattctaaaattgtaaataaatttattattggagtagtagattattctatttagtttttttttttttaacatagcattgaaatgtaagtttatatctataaatattctgtaaagtgttaatattatatgaacatctccatttataaagctaaaaagtgggtcaatgacataagtggtatatctgcaatcacacaaagatagaagtggtatttttgggtttaattattaggtttatttgttaacgggagatcaaacctaatcgttaaatttaacagaatattcttttattttttagtataagatttatttaagattttggtctttttaagattttgaatgtattttatttttaaagattacaaattttttgtttgaaaaaattaaatatttatatttgaaatattatttaataatg
Encoded here:
- the LOC115709839 gene encoding ATPase 11, plasma membrane-type; the protein is MGEKPEVLEAVLKETVDLENIPIEEVFENLRCSKDGLTTEAAEERLTIFGHNKLEEKRESKFLKFLGFMWNPLSWVMEAAAIMAIALANGGGKPPDWQDFVGIITLLVINSTISFIEENNAGNAAAALMARLAPKAKVLRDGRWNEQDASCLVPGDIVSIKLGDIVPADARLLEGDPLKIDQSSLTGESLPVTKGPGDGVYSGSTCKQGEIEAVVIATGVHTFFGKAAHLVDTTNQVGHFQKVLTAIGNFCICSIAVGMVIEIIVMYPIQDRAYRPGIDNLLVLLIGGIPIAMPTVLSVTMAIGSHRLAQQGAITKRMTAIEEMAGMDVLCSDKTGTLTLNKLTVDKNLIEVFAKGVDPDTVVLMAARASRIENQDAIDTAIVGMLADPKEARANIQEVHFLPFNPTDKRTALTYIDRDGKWHRVSKGAPEQILHLAHNKSEIERRVHAVIDKFAERGLRSLAVAYQEVPEGTKESSGGPWQFIGLLPLFDPPRHDSAETIRRALNLGVNVKMITGDQLAIGKETGRRLGMGTNMYPSSALLGQHKDESIAALPVDELIEKADGFAGVFPEHKYEIVKRLQARKHICGMTGDGVNDAPALKKADIGIAVADATDAARSASDIVLTEPGLSVIISAVLTSRAIFQRMKNYTIYAVSITIRIVLGFMLLALIWKFDFPPFMVLIIAILNDGTIMTISKDRVKPSPLPDSWKLSEIFTTGVVLGSYMAMMTVIFFWAAYKTDFFPRTFGVETLQKTAHDDFRKLASAIYLQVSTVSQALIFVTRSRSWSYVERPGFLLVAAFLVAQLIATLIAVYASWSFAAIEGIGWGWAGVVWLYNIIFYIPLDLIKFFTRYVLSGRAWDLVIEQRIAFTRQKDFGKEQRELQWAHAQRTLHGLQPPDSKFTERTHVSELNQMAEEAKRRAEIARLRELHTLKGHVESVVRLKGLDIDTIQQAYTV